A section of the Bacillus pumilus genome encodes:
- a CDS encoding acyl-CoA dehydrogenase family protein: protein MDFELTKEQQMIRQMVKEFAKAEIAPLAQTIDEQAVFPAQTFQKMGELGLMGIPFPEKYGGSGGDTISYALAVEEIGKQCASTGLSYAAAVSLGASPLYYFGTEEQKMDHLVPLASGTALGSFGLTEPNAGSDAKGTKTKAVKDGQEYVISGEKCWITNANFARTIIVTAVSDHDEHGRPIISAFIVEKGQKGLTITNPYDKMGVRGSDTAEIILDNVRVPAHHILGDPNKGFKQFLYTLDGGRISIAALSVGIAQAALDASLSYAKERKQFGQTLSSFQAIQFKLADMAMQIELARQMVWKAAWLKDHGKPFTKEAAYAKLFASEMATKASLDAVQIHGGTGYMKECGVERLVRDAKLMEIGEGTSEIQRLVIARQLLA from the coding sequence ATGGATTTTGAATTAACGAAAGAACAACAAATGATCCGCCAGATGGTCAAAGAATTTGCTAAAGCAGAAATTGCACCACTCGCTCAAACCATTGATGAACAAGCTGTATTCCCAGCCCAAACTTTTCAAAAAATGGGGGAGCTCGGCTTGATGGGTATTCCATTTCCAGAGAAATACGGAGGATCAGGGGGAGATACAATCTCATATGCACTCGCTGTAGAAGAAATCGGAAAACAGTGTGCGAGTACAGGTCTTAGCTATGCCGCAGCCGTTTCCTTAGGTGCAAGCCCCCTTTATTACTTCGGTACAGAGGAACAAAAAATGGACCACCTCGTTCCGCTGGCATCTGGAACAGCACTCGGTTCCTTCGGATTAACGGAGCCAAATGCAGGATCAGATGCTAAAGGAACAAAAACAAAAGCGGTCAAAGACGGACAAGAATATGTGATCAGCGGGGAGAAATGCTGGATCACAAACGCCAATTTTGCCAGAACCATTATCGTTACCGCTGTATCGGATCACGATGAGCACGGCCGCCCGATCATCTCCGCCTTCATTGTAGAAAAAGGGCAAAAAGGGCTAACCATTACAAATCCATACGACAAAATGGGGGTGCGCGGTTCAGATACGGCTGAAATCATTTTAGATAACGTACGTGTACCAGCACATCATATATTAGGAGATCCAAACAAAGGCTTCAAGCAATTTTTATACACGTTAGACGGTGGGCGAATTTCGATTGCTGCCTTATCTGTTGGAATCGCGCAAGCTGCACTAGATGCTTCTCTCTCTTATGCAAAGGAAAGAAAGCAATTTGGGCAGACCCTTTCTTCCTTCCAAGCCATTCAGTTTAAGCTGGCGGATATGGCGATGCAAATAGAACTCGCTAGACAAATGGTGTGGAAAGCGGCCTGGCTGAAAGATCATGGCAAGCCATTTACTAAAGAAGCTGCCTACGCAAAACTTTTCGCTTCAGAAATGGCGACAAAAGCAAGCCTCGATGCTGTCCAAATTCACGGAGGAACAGGCTATATGAAAGAGTGCGGGGTAGAGCGGCTTGTGAGAGATGCCAAGCTCATGGAAATTGGAGAAGGCACCTCTGAAATTCAGCGTTTAGTCATTGCAAGACAATTGTTAGCTTAA
- the glcD gene encoding glycolate oxidase subunit GlcD: protein MLNSEFLNQLKKIAGASHVQDSKADRLAYSYDATPNFQHMPDVIVSPRTAEDIQQIVRLCSSYQVPIVPRGSGTNLCAGTCPTQGGLVMLFTRMNQFIEIDEENLTATVQPGLITQELIREVEARGLFYPPDPSSMKISTLGGNINENSGGLRGLKYGVTRDYVLGLEVVLPNGDIIKTGGKLAKDVAGYDMTRLFVGSEGTLGIVTEATLKLLPLPETKQTMLCLYESLEEAAASVSAIIAERIIPATLEFMDQPTLEVVEDFAKIGLPTDVQAVLLIEQDGNPEAVSRDMQNIAKVCQQHGAKEVNIAHSEEEASALLTARRAALSALARLSPTTILEDATVPRSEIANMVRAIEDIAREFDVKICTFGHAGDGNLHPTCATDARNEEEMKRVEEAFQAIFEKAVSLGGTITGEHGVGLMKAPYLELKVKKEGIAAMKAIKQALDPANIMNPDKVFGKATRKRVVIS, encoded by the coding sequence ATGTTAAATTCTGAATTTTTAAATCAATTAAAGAAGATTGCCGGTGCATCTCATGTACAAGACAGCAAAGCTGATCGGCTTGCCTACTCTTATGATGCAACGCCTAATTTTCAGCACATGCCAGATGTTATCGTAAGCCCGCGTACAGCTGAGGACATCCAGCAAATTGTTCGGCTCTGCTCCTCATATCAGGTGCCAATTGTGCCAAGAGGGTCCGGAACGAACCTTTGTGCAGGAACCTGTCCTACACAAGGTGGACTTGTGATGTTGTTTACAAGAATGAACCAATTCATCGAAATAGATGAAGAAAACTTGACTGCAACGGTACAGCCTGGCTTGATCACACAGGAACTCATTCGCGAAGTAGAGGCAAGAGGCCTTTTCTATCCACCAGATCCAAGCTCGATGAAAATTTCGACGTTAGGCGGAAATATTAATGAAAATTCAGGTGGGCTTCGAGGTTTAAAATATGGCGTAACGAGAGATTATGTACTTGGACTTGAAGTGGTTCTGCCAAACGGCGACATCATTAAAACGGGCGGTAAGCTCGCAAAAGACGTGGCCGGGTATGATATGACCCGTTTATTTGTTGGATCAGAAGGAACGCTCGGAATCGTTACTGAAGCTACGCTAAAGCTTTTGCCGCTTCCAGAAACTAAACAAACGATGCTTTGCTTATATGAAAGCCTTGAGGAAGCAGCTGCATCAGTTTCGGCGATTATTGCAGAACGTATCATCCCCGCCACATTAGAATTTATGGATCAGCCGACACTAGAAGTCGTTGAAGACTTTGCCAAAATTGGCCTCCCGACTGACGTTCAAGCGGTGCTATTAATCGAACAGGACGGCAACCCTGAGGCTGTTTCCCGTGATATGCAAAACATCGCAAAGGTCTGTCAGCAGCACGGGGCAAAAGAAGTGAATATCGCACATTCTGAAGAAGAAGCAAGTGCCCTTTTAACAGCGAGACGAGCCGCTTTATCTGCTCTCGCCCGTTTAAGCCCTACGACCATTTTAGAAGATGCCACAGTCCCTCGTTCTGAAATTGCGAATATGGTACGGGCAATCGAAGACATTGCGAGAGAGTTCGACGTGAAAATCTGTACATTTGGTCATGCAGGCGATGGAAATCTGCACCCTACTTGTGCAACTGATGCAAGAAATGAAGAAGAAATGAAGCGGGTTGAAGAAGCCTTTCAGGCCATTTTTGAAAAAGCAGTCTCCCTCGGCGGCACCATTACAGGTGAACATGGCGTAGGTCTCATGAAAGCCCCTTATTTGGAACTCAAGGTCAAAAAGGAAGGAATTGCTGCAATGAAAGCGATCAAACAAGCGCTAGATCCAGCAAATATCATGAATCCTGATAAGGTGTTTGGAAAAGCAACAAGGAAGAGAGTGGTGATCTCATGA
- a CDS encoding (Fe-S)-binding protein has protein sequence MNSSKQTEMQQTFQQQMDEKELLNCMRCGFCLPSCPTYIESGQQETHSPRGRIALMKAVRDGVIEPDEDVEHSLNLCLGCRACEPVCPSGVKYGRLLEDARDIIQQHKKQSLPVKFVRRVVFKGLFPSQSRMRQAAGLLRFYQTSGLQTAARKSGMLKVLPPHLQLMEQALPKVPRQQKSRALEYKAIGTTRKRVAFFTGCLMDTVFSSTNEATIQLLQLAGCDVVVPPVQTCCGALHGHSGEKEQAKQLARRNIEAFENIEADAIVMNAGGCGAFLSDYDHLLKDEPDFQKRGEAFSQKITDISDILVELAFHRSTPLALPEQVITYQDSCHLRNGMGVQQAPRELMKAIQGVSFKEMKDADRCCGSAGIYNILQPTMSMQILDHKMIEASQTAAAAIVTSNPGCQLQMAAGIKRSGQSPNMRAVHLVDFLLEAVHYGKEASSSSS, from the coding sequence ATGAATTCCTCTAAACAAACAGAGATGCAGCAAACATTTCAACAGCAAATGGATGAAAAGGAGCTGCTCAATTGCATGCGCTGCGGCTTCTGCCTCCCTTCCTGCCCTACTTATATTGAATCCGGTCAACAAGAAACACACTCTCCTCGTGGCCGAATTGCTTTAATGAAGGCGGTAAGAGACGGTGTGATTGAGCCTGATGAAGATGTCGAACATTCATTGAACCTTTGTCTTGGCTGCCGTGCATGTGAACCAGTCTGCCCCTCAGGCGTCAAATATGGACGTTTGCTTGAGGATGCAAGAGACATCATTCAGCAGCACAAAAAACAATCTCTTCCTGTCAAATTTGTGAGACGTGTTGTATTTAAAGGACTCTTTCCTTCCCAAAGCCGAATGCGACAGGCGGCTGGACTTCTGCGATTTTATCAAACCTCTGGTCTGCAAACAGCCGCCCGCAAGTCTGGCATGCTAAAGGTGCTTCCGCCGCATTTACAGCTGATGGAGCAGGCCCTTCCAAAGGTGCCGCGTCAACAAAAAAGTCGTGCGTTAGAATACAAAGCCATTGGCACAACAAGAAAGCGTGTTGCTTTTTTTACTGGCTGTTTAATGGACACTGTTTTTTCTAGTACAAACGAAGCGACCATCCAGCTTTTGCAATTGGCAGGCTGTGACGTTGTTGTCCCTCCTGTTCAGACGTGCTGCGGCGCACTTCATGGTCATAGCGGAGAAAAGGAACAAGCGAAACAGTTAGCAAGGCGGAATATTGAAGCATTTGAGAACATAGAGGCTGATGCCATTGTCATGAATGCGGGCGGATGTGGTGCCTTTTTAAGTGATTATGATCATTTGTTAAAGGATGAGCCTGATTTCCAAAAACGAGGTGAAGCCTTCTCACAGAAAATCACGGATATATCAGACATTTTAGTGGAACTGGCATTTCACCGCAGCACACCGCTTGCTTTGCCAGAGCAAGTCATCACCTATCAAGATTCTTGTCACTTGCGGAACGGAATGGGGGTACAGCAAGCGCCAAGGGAGCTGATGAAGGCGATTCAAGGGGTATCATTTAAAGAAATGAAGGATGCCGACCGCTGCTGCGGATCAGCTGGCATTTATAATATCTTGCAGCCAACGATGTCAATGCAAATTTTAGATCATAAAATGATAGAAGCTAGTCAAACAGCTGCGGCGGCTATTGTCACGTCCAACCCAGGTTGCCAGCTGCAAATGGCAGCAGGTATCAAACGGTCAGGACAATCGCCTAACATGCGGGCCGTGCATCTCGTCGATTTTTTATTAGAAGCCGTTCACTATGGGAAAGAAGCGTCCAGCTCATCAAGCTGA
- a CDS encoding DeoR/GlpR family DNA-binding transcription regulator has protein sequence MIKTKRIQQIKEYVFDRESASLDELVAHFGVSKNTIRRDVQALVESGVFKKVYGGVAVNHSTLVVYQERKTRQLSKKQLIGQTAAAFVENGDMIFVDSGTTTLEMLPYLTDKQVTVVTNNVDFITQAMPYENMTIFSTGGMLERKTNSFVGYQSVERLKAYNVNKAFIASTGLSIDHGVTNSSPLETDIKKTVVEKSAKTFLLVDDSKFNHYALTTFCHLQDLDVVVTNKQPSDDYLQYGKEHDVQFATPLSNE, from the coding sequence ATGATCAAAACAAAACGGATTCAGCAAATCAAAGAGTATGTGTTTGACCGAGAATCTGCCTCACTAGATGAGCTTGTGGCGCATTTTGGCGTTTCAAAAAACACGATACGCCGAGATGTACAAGCATTGGTGGAGTCCGGCGTGTTCAAAAAAGTATATGGCGGAGTGGCTGTGAATCATTCAACGTTAGTGGTCTATCAGGAGCGAAAGACTCGTCAGCTCAGTAAAAAGCAATTGATTGGTCAAACAGCAGCTGCTTTTGTGGAGAATGGGGATATGATATTTGTAGATTCTGGTACGACAACACTTGAGATGCTCCCCTATTTGACTGACAAACAGGTGACAGTTGTGACCAATAATGTAGATTTCATCACACAGGCAATGCCTTATGAAAATATGACGATCTTTTCTACCGGCGGGATGCTTGAGAGAAAAACGAATTCTTTCGTTGGCTATCAAAGTGTAGAGCGTTTGAAAGCTTACAATGTCAATAAAGCCTTTATCGCATCAACTGGTTTATCGATTGACCACGGAGTCACGAATTCATCCCCTCTTGAAACGGATATTAAAAAGACAGTGGTTGAAAAAAGTGCCAAAACGTTTTTATTAGTGGATGATAGTAAATTTAATCATTACGCTTTGACCACATTTTGTCATTTGCAAGATCTTGATGTCGTCGTGACGAATAAGCAGCCAAGTGATGACTATCTTCAATATGGAAAAGAGCATGATGTACAGTTTGCCACGCCTTTATCAAATGAGTAG
- a CDS encoding tyrosine-protein phosphatase encodes MNQSNNPFAKLANFREVGGLQTTDEMVIREGMIYRSADLSHLTKQDIETFSTLGVQTVCDLRTASERKSHPPKIKEHDKIVHIPMHPDSKMPSKWVMFRMLVAEGKSFTFTPIMKDLYQSMLTERKEEIQQLFKLLSDKSNYPLMLHCTSGKDRTGFLSALIQLAAGVPVSAVLSEYMRSNEGVKMLVRRQQRFVRMMSLYRVSKQQIQPLLGVQQDYLEDVLNEMMETYGSAERYLIEACDIPEAQLKDMKNILLTPSAGIRSQKAE; translated from the coding sequence ATGAATCAATCAAACAACCCATTTGCGAAGCTTGCGAATTTTAGAGAAGTAGGCGGACTTCAGACAACAGATGAAATGGTGATCAGAGAGGGGATGATTTATCGATCCGCAGACTTATCCCATCTGACAAAACAAGATATCGAGACGTTTTCAACCCTTGGTGTTCAAACCGTTTGTGATCTCCGTACAGCCTCAGAACGAAAATCACATCCGCCAAAAATCAAAGAACATGACAAAATCGTCCATATTCCCATGCATCCTGACAGTAAGATGCCAAGTAAATGGGTCATGTTCCGTATGCTAGTAGCAGAAGGGAAATCTTTTACTTTCACACCGATTATGAAAGATTTATATCAAAGCATGCTCACAGAGCGTAAAGAAGAAATTCAGCAGCTGTTTAAACTGCTTTCAGATAAAAGCAATTACCCGCTGATGCTTCACTGCACAAGCGGTAAGGACCGGACAGGATTTTTATCTGCCCTCATTCAATTAGCAGCAGGTGTACCGGTATCTGCCGTTTTAAGTGAATACATGCGCTCTAATGAAGGGGTGAAAATGCTTGTCAGAAGGCAGCAGCGATTTGTCCGCATGATGAGTTTATACCGGGTGTCAAAACAGCAAATTCAGCCTCTTCTCGGCGTGCAGCAGGATTATCTGGAAGATGTGCTAAACGAAATGATGGAGACATATGGGAGTGCAGAAAGGTATTTAATTGAGGCTTGCGACATACCTGAAGCCCAGCTAAAGGATATGAAAAACATCCTGCTGACACCATCTGCTGGCATTCGATCTCAAAAAGCGGAATAA
- a CDS encoding glycoside hydrolase family 10 protein yields the protein MVKKISMACLTLILMFVFLLIPSSSLARPMPKGKLESTREMRAVWIASVYNLDWPSKKGLPVKEQKEEYIHLLDEIKAMNMNAVIMQIKPTADAFYPSEYGPWSEYLTGTQGKDPGYDPLDFMIEEAHKRGLEFHAWFNPYRITMNHTDLSRLSADHPAKKHPDWTIAYGNQLYYNPGIPKAQEFIVGGIAEVVKNYDVDAVHMDDYFYPNKIAGVPFPDQKTYETYGKKAFTHIEDWRRDNVNQLVKQINDTVKKVKPYVKFGISPFGVWRNIKDDPTGSNTTAGMTNYDDLYADTREWIQQHDIDYVTPQIYWSIGFQAAAYDVLTKWWSNEVKGEPVHLYIGQATYKINQNSDPAWSDPEEYFRQIQLNRQSPLVQGSMHFSLKDINRNPLNVKNRLIEDAYRKPALIPEMPWLHLKAPKKPIIQSIKKTADGTALQIKNDPRSTASYYAVYRLTTKGTYELLQTVKKETGTLTSVKDLSVHQNKSDTYKVTALNRLHHESKPSTKRVR from the coding sequence ATGGTGAAAAAGATCAGTATGGCGTGTCTAACACTAATTTTGATGTTTGTCTTCTTATTGATTCCATCTAGCAGTCTAGCTCGTCCAATGCCAAAAGGAAAACTTGAAAGCACAAGAGAGATGCGCGCGGTATGGATCGCATCGGTTTATAACTTAGATTGGCCTTCAAAGAAAGGACTGCCTGTCAAAGAGCAGAAAGAAGAGTATATTCATTTGTTAGATGAGATCAAAGCGATGAATATGAATGCTGTGATCATGCAAATTAAGCCGACAGCAGATGCCTTTTATCCTTCTGAATATGGGCCGTGGTCCGAATATTTGACCGGCACGCAAGGGAAAGACCCCGGGTATGATCCGCTTGATTTCATGATTGAAGAAGCTCATAAACGCGGTCTCGAATTTCACGCTTGGTTTAACCCGTATCGCATCACAATGAATCATACAGACCTGAGCCGTTTATCAGCCGATCACCCGGCAAAAAAACATCCTGATTGGACCATAGCGTACGGAAATCAGCTTTATTACAATCCTGGTATTCCTAAAGCACAAGAATTTATTGTCGGCGGTATAGCAGAAGTCGTGAAAAACTACGATGTTGATGCAGTGCATATGGATGATTATTTTTATCCGAATAAAATAGCCGGTGTGCCGTTCCCAGATCAAAAAACGTATGAAACATATGGAAAAAAGGCATTCACACATATAGAAGATTGGCGAAGAGATAATGTGAACCAATTGGTCAAGCAAATCAACGACACCGTGAAGAAAGTAAAGCCGTATGTGAAATTTGGCATTAGCCCATTTGGCGTCTGGCGCAATATAAAGGATGACCCGACTGGTTCAAATACGACAGCAGGGATGACCAATTACGATGATTTGTATGCTGATACAAGAGAGTGGATTCAGCAGCACGATATCGATTATGTCACCCCGCAAATCTACTGGAGCATCGGTTTTCAGGCAGCCGCCTATGACGTGCTCACGAAATGGTGGTCAAATGAAGTGAAGGGAGAGCCTGTTCATCTGTACATTGGTCAGGCGACCTATAAAATCAATCAAAACAGTGATCCTGCTTGGTCTGATCCTGAAGAATACTTTCGGCAGATCCAGCTGAACAGGCAGTCACCTCTCGTTCAGGGAAGCATGCACTTTAGCCTAAAAGATATCAATCGCAACCCTTTGAATGTCAAAAACCGATTGATAGAAGACGCCTACCGGAAGCCGGCTCTCATTCCAGAAATGCCTTGGCTTCATCTGAAAGCGCCAAAAAAACCAATCATTCAATCTATTAAAAAAACAGCAGACGGTACGGCTTTACAGATCAAAAATGATCCGAGGTCTACCGCATCCTATTATGCGGTCTATCGATTGACGACAAAAGGAACATACGAATTGCTTCAAACTGTTAAAAAAGAAACCGGTACGCTAACATCTGTCAAAGATCTTTCAGTTCACCAGAATAAGAGCGATACTTACAAAGTAACGGCTCTCAATCGTCTTCATCACGAAAGCAAGCCTTCTACAAAAAGAGTGAGATAA
- a CDS encoding CdaR family transcriptional regulator yields MLTMTLAEKIVDEVKKVLTEEIIIAQTNGTIIAATDPARIGQFHEGAYLTSFEGQKRILTKDDEQRMKGVKAGINLPIYFKQEVIGVIGMTGNPIHVSPFGEILRKMTELLIQEHEFFLETETDERQLEAFVFDWLHLPETAIDLTEKAARLQLDVNMQRVVVLIDCHDESFMKQDQYKKVKEMLHLTHQEMIVRWGHARFLLMLQTSANDRDTLQQRLFHIHAALTARSTSKVLIGAGKPAAGQMMKQSFHQAFRALKMANADTPIVFDEDLTLELFIEEVSQETKEVFLDRTIVPLLPYPELVKTLRVLMTSDCSLKYTAEAMHVHINTLHYRLKRIQDLTTLDPKRMQDAMLFYLALMLLDHHPNNRSKQPDIL; encoded by the coding sequence TTGCTCACAATGACACTGGCAGAAAAAATTGTAGACGAGGTCAAAAAGGTGCTGACTGAGGAAATCATCATAGCACAAACAAACGGCACCATCATAGCGGCAACAGATCCAGCGCGCATTGGTCAATTTCATGAAGGGGCATATTTGACATCTTTTGAAGGACAAAAACGAATCCTCACAAAGGATGATGAGCAGCGAATGAAAGGGGTCAAAGCTGGTATCAATCTGCCTATTTATTTTAAGCAAGAGGTCATTGGTGTGATTGGGATGACAGGAAATCCTATCCATGTCTCTCCATTTGGCGAAATATTACGAAAAATGACTGAATTGCTCATTCAAGAACATGAATTTTTTCTTGAAACGGAAACCGATGAACGGCAGCTTGAAGCGTTCGTGTTCGATTGGCTTCACTTGCCAGAGACAGCCATCGATCTCACTGAAAAAGCAGCGCGGCTACAGCTTGATGTTAATATGCAGCGTGTAGTCGTCCTTATTGATTGTCATGATGAATCGTTTATGAAGCAGGATCAATATAAAAAAGTGAAGGAAATGCTGCATCTCACTCATCAGGAAATGATCGTCCGCTGGGGGCATGCCCGCTTTTTGCTCATGCTGCAAACCTCAGCAAATGATCGTGATACTTTGCAGCAGCGTCTTTTTCATATCCATGCTGCGCTCACTGCACGTTCCACGTCAAAAGTTTTGATAGGTGCGGGAAAACCTGCAGCTGGACAAATGATGAAGCAGTCATTTCATCAAGCCTTTCGTGCTTTGAAAATGGCGAATGCGGATACACCGATTGTATTTGATGAAGATTTAACACTTGAGCTTTTTATAGAAGAAGTGAGTCAGGAAACTAAAGAAGTGTTCCTTGATCGAACAATTGTCCCACTTCTCCCCTACCCTGAGCTAGTAAAAACATTGCGTGTACTCATGACGTCGGATTGCTCATTGAAATATACCGCGGAAGCGATGCACGTACATATCAATACACTGCATTACAGGCTAAAACGTATCCAAGATTTAACCACACTTGATCCAAAACGCATGCAAGATGCGATGCTCTTTTATTTAGCCTTGATGCTATTAGATCATCATCCAAATAATCGGAGCAAGCAGCCTGATATTTTGTAG
- a CDS encoding AMP-binding protein, which produces MMSIHPQTIGSLLKEKKEQHPAHEAIVYPERSLRYSYEAFFREVKETGKGLMALGVQKGDHIAIMAPNVPEWLILQFACASIGAVLVTVNTNFQSQELAYLLKHSDSSMLFIVDGFKETSYVRMLEDLIPELQTAHQDDITSTAFPYLKSVVYIGEHTPKGMRSWDSIQAAAKRTENDEWEKRMEELTPDDVINMQYTSGTTGYPKGVMLSHTNIVCNASQIGDCMKLTRDDRMCIPVPFFHCFGSVLGVLACLTKGGTIIPIESFHPERVLQTVEKEKCTVLHGVPTMFIAELDHPNFHKYNLSTLRTGIMAGSLCPSHVMKAVIEQMGLKELTIAYGQTESSPVITQTRTDDSFERRVQTVGRALPHIEVKITAPGTPDEVLRGEQGELCTRGYHVMKGYYKNEEATNEVIDEDGWLHTGDLAEMDEDGYVKITGRLKDMIIRGGENVYPKEIEDVLYTHPAILDAQVVGIPDETYGEEAAAFIRLKQGHTVTIETLTSYCQSQMARYKIPKYFFITDEYPMTASGKIQKFRLKKQALDLIKE; this is translated from the coding sequence ATGATGTCGATTCATCCGCAAACGATCGGCTCCCTACTAAAAGAGAAAAAGGAGCAGCACCCAGCACATGAAGCCATTGTGTATCCAGAACGTTCATTACGTTATTCATACGAAGCGTTTTTTAGAGAGGTCAAGGAAACAGGGAAAGGTCTTATGGCATTAGGTGTTCAAAAAGGCGACCACATTGCCATCATGGCACCTAATGTACCTGAATGGCTCATACTGCAATTCGCCTGCGCTTCTATTGGAGCTGTTCTTGTCACCGTGAATACGAACTTTCAATCACAAGAACTCGCATACTTACTAAAGCACTCTGATAGCAGCATGCTGTTTATCGTTGACGGGTTTAAAGAGACATCATATGTCAGGATGCTTGAAGACCTCATTCCAGAGCTTCAAACAGCTCACCAAGACGACATCACTTCAACAGCTTTTCCATATTTAAAAAGTGTCGTCTATATTGGTGAGCACACGCCAAAGGGTATGCGGAGCTGGGACAGTATTCAAGCTGCTGCCAAAAGAACGGAGAATGATGAATGGGAGAAACGAATGGAGGAGCTGACGCCTGATGACGTCATTAACATGCAGTATACGTCAGGGACCACCGGCTACCCAAAAGGTGTCATGCTCAGCCATACAAACATCGTCTGCAATGCTAGTCAAATCGGAGATTGCATGAAGCTCACACGTGATGACCGCATGTGTATCCCTGTGCCGTTTTTTCATTGCTTTGGGTCTGTTCTTGGTGTACTGGCTTGTCTCACAAAAGGTGGCACGATCATTCCAATTGAATCTTTCCACCCAGAGCGCGTCCTTCAAACAGTGGAAAAAGAGAAGTGCACAGTTCTTCACGGCGTCCCGACAATGTTCATCGCAGAGCTAGATCACCCGAATTTTCACAAGTACAATCTGTCCACATTACGCACTGGCATTATGGCAGGATCTCTCTGTCCATCCCATGTGATGAAAGCCGTCATTGAACAAATGGGTCTGAAGGAGCTCACGATTGCTTACGGCCAGACAGAAAGCTCTCCTGTCATTACCCAAACAAGAACGGATGATTCATTTGAAAGGCGGGTTCAAACAGTCGGCCGGGCGCTTCCTCACATCGAAGTGAAAATCACCGCGCCAGGTACCCCAGATGAAGTACTAAGAGGAGAACAAGGCGAGCTATGTACGAGAGGCTATCACGTGATGAAAGGCTACTATAAAAATGAAGAAGCCACAAATGAAGTCATTGATGAGGACGGGTGGCTGCATACAGGAGATTTAGCGGAGATGGATGAGGATGGCTATGTGAAAATCACCGGACGGCTGAAAGATATGATTATTAGAGGCGGGGAAAATGTTTACCCAAAAGAGATTGAAGACGTTCTTTACACGCATCCAGCCATTCTTGATGCACAGGTCGTCGGTATTCCTGACGAGACTTACGGAGAAGAAGCCGCCGCATTCATTCGGCTCAAACAAGGTCACACTGTGACGATTGAGACATTAACAAGCTACTGTCAATCACAAATGGCACGCTACAAAATTCCGAAATATTTTTTCATCACAGATGAGTATCCAATGACCGCCTCAGGGAAGATTCAAAAATTTCGTCTGAAAAAACAGGCGCTTGATCTAATAAAGGAGTGA